The following are encoded together in the Lactuca sativa cultivar Salinas chromosome 1, Lsat_Salinas_v11, whole genome shotgun sequence genome:
- the LOC111902429 gene encoding uncharacterized protein LOC111902429 — translation MTNPVVESSEEEALCRSYPYAALYFVQSPTTTVSHYNHDVISFHSPATQRRLTLSHYSSSRGSTNSFLHDKKIPYGPQESPDHDAVERVVVKMGEKCSVFVGGDNVHGAGARGINGEEDEEELEKGFRKKMWDLVSFSHSDSCVWILFQISLRVLVSFGVALLFFYLITKPPPPDISVKVGTANEFQLGEGVDNTGVTTKFLTYNCSINLLVNIKSSLYGLHIHPELLTLSFNNIPIVTSSETRALYASSNGPTSFLLYLGTTNKPMYGAGRIMQDILDSGKGLSLVVRFKLRSRFHVVGKLISPNYRHRVECILILNKTHDKQHKSLMYDKHCNLL, via the exons atGACAAACCCGGTTGTCGAGTCATCGGAGGAAGAAGCACTGTGCAGGTCCTACCCATACGCGGCCCTATACTTCGTCCAAAGTCCCACCACCACCGTCTCCCACTACAACCACGATGTAATCTCATTCCATTCACCAGCCACTCAACGCCGACTCACCCTCTCTCATTACTCCTCATCCCGAGGATCCACCAACTCTTTTTTACATGACAAGAAGATCCCTTATGGTCCTCAAGAAAGCCCCGACCATGATGCTGTAGAGAGGGTGGTGGTAAAAATGGGAGAAAAGTGCTCTGTTTTCGTTGGTGGTGACAATGTACATGGTGCTGGTGCTCGTGGCATCAATGGGGAGGAAGATGAGGAGGAATTAGAGAAGGGTTTTCGAAAGAAGATGTGGGATCTTGTATCTTTTTCACACTCTGATTCATGTGTATGGATATTGTTTCAGATAAGCTTGAGGGTTCTAGTGAGCTTTGGAGTTGCTTTGCTTTTCTTCTATCTCATTACTAAGCCTCCTCCTCCCGATATCTCTGTTAAG GTAGGAACAGCGAACGAATTTCAGCTAGGGGAAGGGGTAGATAACACTGGCGTTACTACCAAATTCCTCACCTACAATTGCTCAATAAATCTACTAGTAAACATCAAGTCTAGCCTGTATGGTCTTCACATTCATCCCGAGCTTTTAACTTTGTCGTTCAATAATATTCCTATTGTAACCTCATCG GAAACACGAGCACTCTACGCATCAAGTAATGGACCAACATCTTTCTTGTTATACTTGGGAACAACCAACAAACCTATGTATGGTGCAGGAAGAATTATGCAAGACATTTTGGACTCTGGAAAAGGATTATCGTTGGTCGTTCGTTTCAAACTTAGGTCAAGATTTCATGTCGTTGGGAAGCTAATTAGTCCTAATTATCGTCATCGGGTAGAGTGCATTTTAATCCTCAATAAGACTCATGATAAACAACATAAATCTTTAATGTACGATAAGCATTGTAATTTATTATGA